A genomic region of Macaca thibetana thibetana isolate TM-01 chromosome 14, ASM2454274v1, whole genome shotgun sequence contains the following coding sequences:
- the PANX1 gene encoding pannexin-1 isoform X1, protein MPATHTPLNVPGGDRGSGLGQARLSASPCATTGGNGRTRLCLSLTILLVSFPPRPVCVRSTKSLPNGTQISCFSPSSFSWRQAAFVDSYCWAAVQQKNSLQSDSGNLPLWLHKFFPYILLLFAILLYLPPLFWRFAAAPHICSDLKFIMEELDKVYNRAIKAAKSACDLDMRDGTCSVPGAAENLGQSLWEISESHFKYPIVEQYLKTKKNSNNLIIKYISCRLLTLIIILLACIYLGYYFSLSSLSDEFVCSIKSGILRNDSTVPDQFQCKLIAVGVFQLLSVINLVVYVLLAPVVVYTLFVPFRQKTDVLKVYEILPTFDVLHFKSEGYNDLSLYNLFLEENISEVKSYKCLKVLENIKSSGQGIDPVLLLTNLGMIKMDIVDGKTPMSAETREEQGNQTAELKDMNIDSEIKANNGKKNARQRLLDSSC, encoded by the exons ATGCCTGCGACACACACACCTTTGAATGTGCCAGGTGGGGACAGGGGATCAGGGCTGGGCCAGGCAAGGCTTAGCGCCAGCCCCTGTGCTACTACTGGTGGGAACGGGAGGACACGGCTCTGCCTGAGCCTTACGATCCTATTGGTCAGTTTCCCTCCACGGCCTGTGTGTGTCAGGAGCACAAAGAGTCTTCCAAATG GTACACAGATAAGCTGTTTCTCTCCAAGTTCTTTCTCCTGGCGTCAGGCTGCCTTTGTGGATTCATATTGCTGGGCTGCTGTTCAGCAGAAGAACTCACTGCAGAGCGATTCTGGAAACCTCCCACTGTGGCTGCATAAG tttttcccctaTATCCTGTTGCTCTTCGCGATCCTCCTGTACCTGCCCCCACTGTTCTGGCGTTTCGCAGCTGCTCCTCATATTTGCTCAGACTTGAAGTTTATCATGGAAGAACTTGACAAAGTTTACAACCGTGCAATTAAGGCTGCAAAGAGTGCGTGTGACCTTGACATGAGAGATGGAACCTGCTCAGTTCCAGGTGCTGCCGAGAACTTGGGGCAAAG TTTGTGGGAGATATCTGAAAGCCACTTCAAGTACCCAATTGTGGAGCAGTActtgaagacaaagaaaaattctaataatttaaTCATTAAGTACATTAGCTGCCGCCTGCTGACACTCATCATTATACTTTTAGCGTGTATCTACCTGGGCTATTACTTCAGTCTCTCCTCACTCTCAGACGAGTTTGTGTGCAGCATCAAATCAGGGATCCTGAGAAACGACAGCACCGTGCCCGATCAGTTTCAGTGCAAACTCATCGCCGTGGGCGTCTTCCAGTTGCTCAGTGTCATCAACCTTGTGGTTTATGTCCTGCTGGCTCCCGTGGTTGTCTACACGCTGTTTGTTCCATTCCGACAGAAGACAGATGTTCTCAAAGTGTACGAAATCCTCCCTACTTTTGATGTTCTGCATTTCAAATCTGAAGGGTACAACGATTTGAGCCTCTACAATCTCTTCTTGGAGGAAAATATAAGTGAGGTCAAGTCATACAAGTGTCTTAAGGTACTGGAGAATATTAAGAGCAGTGGTCAGGGGATCGACCCAGTGCTACTCCTGACAAACCTTGGCATGATCAAGATGGATATTGTTGATGGCAAAACTCCCATGTCTGCAGAGACGAGAGAGGAGCAGGGGAACCAGACGGCAGAGCTCAAAG ATATGAACATAGACAGTGAAATTAAAGCAAATAATGGAAAGAAGAATGCCCGACAGAGACTTCTGGATTCTTCTTGctga